The stretch of DNA GAGGAAGATAAAGGAAAGTGGTGGTAGTGGCATCTAACAAGGAGGTGGTGGCCGAGGACTAGACATGGGCCCTGGCCAGTTGAACAAGGTGAAGGGAGGAGGGAGAAGAAAGTGAAGACGATATCAATTCGAAAGGTTAACTAGGGTCGAAATATGGCTTAAGTAAGGACTAATAATCTAACATGGTAACAATAATGGTATGGAGATCTTGAGATTTAAAGGGGTttgaaaatattttactttttggAATGGTGTACAAGATATTTAGTGTTTTTGAAGGGACACATCAAGAATATACTGAGCAAGAAACATTAGAATTGTGTGAACAGCAATATATGTGACTTTGATGCAAAATTCTAACAACAGAAATTAAACTATTCGGACTATACAGACTAGAATAATTATTTACTGCAAAacagaaaaaaatgattttgattcccatggaaaaaaaaatgaaatgagaaGCCTAAACTAAGAAAGAATTGTGGAATTGTTGAAACGTGTAAAATAGAAATTGGAAAGGTTCTTTAAAACTTAGCAACTAAAGGATTACCATTGGAAGACCTATAGCCTTTAGATCCTCATCTGTCATATGTATAAGAGCTGTCATATCAACCTGCAAATCCAGAAGTTAAGATGTATTTACAAGTCAACAATACATCAGTACAGCAAAACAATTATAAAACAAGTATGCATACCTCTTCTGCCTTGAATGTTATTAAATATTTCTCTAGACCCAATGATTGCAGCAAACTGTCAACTGACATATCAGACTGCAGAGACATAAAAATTAAAGTAAAGATACAGGTAGGTATTGGAGCAGTCTGCAAAAGCAAACGTTTAAGATAAGTAAGGGGAGAGCTGGAAAATAAGTCACATTCCACAGTAAGCAGACTCATCATAAGAAAGACAGATGGAGATGAAAAAAATTCCAAAAGGAAATTATAAATAACCAAAGGGCAACAATTTCATGTCCAGATATTCAGTATATGTCACAAATCAAATGCAAGCCTACATGGAAACCATCAACATGAAAAGGACATCAATTTCATATCCAGTTATTCAGCAAGTGTCAGCAATCAAATGCAAGCATAGAATTCAACTCTGATATATTCTcataaaaatgaaaatgatatTCCACAAGAGAAAGGACATGGATTCCCAGAATAAGAAAGAATATTATATGGTATCAAAGATTGTGAACAGAACATTTAGCTGCAAAATGAAGAAGTCTACCTTTGTCTGTGAGCTTTTGTTGGAAGCAACTGGGCCAGGGAACTTTTTGGTTACAGGTACAGTTTCCTTTGATGAAGGGCCACCCCTTTGAACAGGTCGACCCATCTCTTTTACTGCCTTCGTTTTGGGCAGATCACTAATGGCTGGCTGTTGGTGCATAGTTCCGGAAAACTTGTGACTTTTGACTGGCTGTTGGTGCACAGTTCCAGATAGCTTCTCGCGAAGGCATGATGCTGATTCTGTCCCTTGCTGCAGACCTTTTCTTTGAAGCTTCCATCGTAGATCTCCAGCATCAACTTTGTCTTATTCATAAAATCCAAGATTAATGCAGATAAGCATCGAATAAATTGATAAGAGAATTTAACATCAATCAAAAACTCCTGTCTTCGGCTACGTTTATACTTGAAGACGCAGTTTGATCATCCTTAAATGTATCATATCTCAGTATCCCTTCAGTCTGGCGTTGCCTGCACAAAAACCTCATAGATCAGTAAGAGCATCCAATAATAGAGCCTAGACCTCGAGCTACTGAAAAGATGATGAAGGCTTATGGTCCAGCAGAGAGTCTTGCATATCTATAATCAGTCATAGTTTTTCAATCTGTAGTTTGATTGCTTGTACTTCAAGACAATTATTGTTGAGTTATTATAATGACTGAGTAGATCCTCATATAAGGGcatctatatgtagttttaaaaaaataaatataagaaaagtaaggaaaccagaaaaaaaaagagggggggggggagaaggaaaacttgcatcATGACAATATTAAGAACAACTACAAGTCTATAACTAATACGATACTAGAACTCAAGCCTATAGATAACAATGACGAGGACAATAAAGTCATCAATACCAGATGTTCTCATTATAAGAAACATACTAACATAACCAGCTAAAGAATACCATTAGTCCATTATATAGAATACAGGTCTGTAGTTTGCAATTAAACACAACAGATTTAGACACTTAGAAAAGCAATAAAATTTATATGTGTATCTTCTTTCACAAAATTCAGCAATTTACTATGTAAAGAGAGTAGACCTTGACATGTTCCTTGAAACCCTAATGAACATCTAacgaataaacaaaaatctaactgGGATGAAACTTTTAACCTTGATTTAGAAAAGGCTTCCTACATTTTAGCCCACGTGATATTTTGAAGAAAATTCATTATATTTCATCTTTTAGGAGGAAAGTGATGGGAACAAACTACAAAATACACATAGGAAATTCCCTCAAACATGAGGGAATACTTTGAAAGCTTTTAAAGTAAACTAA from Musa acuminata AAA Group cultivar baxijiao chromosome BXJ2-11, Cavendish_Baxijiao_AAA, whole genome shotgun sequence encodes:
- the LOC135627028 gene encoding uncharacterized protein LOC135627028 isoform X2, with protein sequence MYADLVAAGRKRSIKDRLYVGSAEDPRPTASPITKRQRQTEGILRYDTFKDDQTASSNKVDAGDLRWKLQRKGLQQGTESASCLREKLSGTVHQQPVKSHKFSGTMHQQPAISDLPKTKAVKEMGRPVQRGGPSSKETVPVTKKFPGPVASNKSSQTKSDMSVDSLLQSLGLEKYLITFKAEEVDMTALIHMTDEDLKAIGLPMGPRKKILLALKSRS
- the LOC135627028 gene encoding uncharacterized protein LOC135627028 isoform X1; the encoded protein is MYADLVAAGRKRSIKDRLYVGSAEDPRPTASPITKRQRQTEGILRYDTFKDDQTASSNKVDAGDLRWKLQRKGLQQGTESASCLREKLSGTVHQQPVKSHKFSGTMHQQPAISDLPKTKAVKEMGRPVQRGGPSSKETVPVTKKFPGPVASNKSSQTKTAPIPTCIFTLIFMSLQSDMSVDSLLQSLGLEKYLITFKAEEVDMTALIHMTDEDLKAIGLPMGPRKKILLALKSRS